A window of the Microplitis mediator isolate UGA2020A chromosome 5, iyMicMedi2.1, whole genome shotgun sequence genome harbors these coding sequences:
- the LOC130667693 gene encoding dynein regulatory complex protein 1 isoform X1 produces MALTQTLYEEFILLLLVWIMLLSTFLRIMFLYMESKLNNEYKEPSVMSKDPEERILARRMRIQKRLEKIKKQDNKEDKELDAKTETEKQIDASAELMQKLVDEGDEVISNVRIANEARELHRQEQDFAIRKILLEKLESELADSLDKYDEINSKWSELLDSKDPLDIYDGIQSQNNKCQQVLAQKDVIIVELKNALENADIKFSDDLKNQDEDIDILIDRIDTQINIICKAYRRELVLIEDALKNERSKILEDVTKKWDALYKERQDNEIRGVERRREIMREYENEMNRVLIEHQEQYRAQKIWLETECQKLQQDVENMKALCMINLEKLNYSYTVLKKRQDENAIIKNQQKRRINKLQDIITELKKNYAELENSTRLKIEKLQDQIIKTQKSIEELQSKSNHFTHVNDRQFMQIWEMNTRNADKLLDQIFKVDKIVYEQMLGLEWEPPEESLLKKEDLPSYQEAMRIINKSNNEQDSMIKLCQLKKKDTSPERVNLERKLLNYIMKMISDQTGFLIEDKVHELLKIHTQKAQIVIKLDHVFQALNITSEEQIHLLINFFLPYSYCSICSEDKTTESSDELNKNLLIEESVDKINLDDTTSIMDEKTLRLKEQILKLISSDVKNDDNQDAGRDELEDMESKHLSDVTSVGKKSESEEMKLTCDKGHLLEIKSKNVIKALREFVEKYSRVTTRGLSDSKQEKVIPDNKIVLSRSISEKDIIEYWRRYRDIFSTDKEKLWDALMIGLQKYHDILKDRHKLMGEIEGIQRQNSELRRLLESCKVKPDTGLMQRKTKSANRFN; encoded by the exons ATGGCGCTCACGCAGACGCTGTACGAAGAGTTTATCTTGTTATTACTTGTCTGGATTATGTTACTATCAACATTTCTGAGGATTAtgtttttat atatggaaagtaaattaaataatgagtACAAAGAACCATCTGTCATGTCAAAAGATCCTGAGGAACGGATATTAGCGAGAAGAATGAGAATACAAAAgcgattagaaaaaataaaaaa acAAGATAATAAAGAAGATAAAGAGTTGGATGCGAAAACAGAAACGGAAAAACAAATAGATGCAAGTGCTGAGTTAATGCAAAAGTTAGTTGATGAAGGCGATGAAGTG ATTTCAAATGTCAGAATAGCTAATGAAGCCCGTGAACTTCATCGGCAAGAACAAGATTTTGCGATAcgtaaaattttacttgaaaaactCGAAAGTGAGCTTGCAGATTCACTAGATAAATATGacgaaataaattcaaagtggTCGGAATTATTGGATTCGAAAGACCCACTGGATATTTATGACGGTATTCAatcacaaaataataaatgccaGCAAGTTTTGGCGCAAAAAGATGTTATTATTGTTGAGTTAAAAAATGCGCTTGAAAATgctgatattaaattttctgatgATCTGAAAAATCAAGACGAAGATATCGATATATTAATCGATCGAATTGATactcaa ataaatataatatgtaaAGCATATCGGCGTGAGTTAGTATTAATAGAAGAcgcattaaaaaatgaacgGAGTAAAATATTGGAAGATGTGACTAAGAAATGGGATGCGTTGTACAAAGAACGTCAGGATAATGAGATCCGAGGCGTAGAACGTAGACGAGAAATAATGCGTGAAtatgaaaatgaaatgaatCGTGTATTGATTGAACATCAAGAGCAGTATCGTGCACAAAAGATCTGGCTGGAAACCGAGTGTCAGAAGCTTCAACAggatgttgaaaatatgaagGCGCTATGTATGATTAATCTTGAGAAATTGAATTACAGTTATACTGTTCTTAAAAAACGTCAAGATGAAAatgcaattattaaaaatcaacaaaaacgACGAATCAATAA ACTTCAAGATATCATCacagaattgaaaaaaaattatgcagaATTGGAAAACTCGACgcgtttaaaaatagaaaaattacaagatcaaattattaaaacacaAAAGAGTATTGAAGAATTACAATCTAAATCAAATCATTTTACTCACGTTAATGATAGACAATTTATGCAGATTTGGGAAATGAATACACGTAACGCTGATAAATTATTGGatcaa atttttaaagTGGATAAAATTGTGTATGAACAAATGTTGGGATTAGAGTGGGAGCCACCCGAGGAGAGTCTCCTAAAAAAAGAAGATTTACCGTCATATCAAGAGGCCATGcgtattattaataaaa GTAATAATGAACAAGATTCCATGATCAAATTAtgtcaactaaaaaaaaaagatacgtCACCCGAACGAGTAAATTTAgagagaaaattattaaattatataatgaaAATGATATCTGATCAAACTGGATTTCTGATTGAGGACAAAGTTCatgagcttttaaaaattcatacacaAAAAGCTCAAATCGTTATTAAACTCGACCATGTATtccaa GCATTAAATATTACATCTGAAGAgcaaattcatttattaattaatttttttttgccttattCCTACTGCTCGATATGTTCAGAAGATAAAACCACTGAATCATCAGatgaattgaataaaaatttgctaATAGAAGAGTcagtagataaaataaatctcgATGATACGACATCGATTATGGATGAAAAAACATTGCGATTAAaagaacaaattttaaaattaatttcgtcTGAcgttaaaaatgatgataatcaAGATGCAGGGAGAGATGAACTAGAAGATATGGAATCAAAGCACTTGAGTGATGTAACGAGTGTTGGTAAAAAAAGTGAATCAGAAGAAATGaaattaacttgcgataaGGGCCACTTGTtggaaataaaatctaaaaatgttataaaagCTCTCCGTGAATTCGTGGAAAAATACAGCAGAGTAACGACACGTGGATTATCTGACAGCAAACAGGAAAAAGTTATTCctgataataaaatagtcTTGTCACGAAGTATTTCTGAGAAAGATATTATCGAGTACTGGCGACGTTATAGAGATATATTTTCAACGGATAAAGAAAAACTTTGGGATGCACTTATGATTGGATTACAAAAATATCATGATATTTTAAAGGACCGTCATAAATTGATGGGCGAAATTGAAGGAATTCAGAGACAAAATTCGGAATTACGTCGATTGCTTGAGAGTTGCAAAgtcaaa cctgaCACTGGATTAATGCAACGAAAAACAAAATCAGCGAAtcgatttaattaa
- the LOC130667695 gene encoding zinc finger protein 385A-like isoform X1 → MCYHTNTRDDAFEATMQSITDPVTKAVVDNIMGNLPTKKPLVRCHDCDLCFTSETVLDAHLQGARHAKQIRSKVIMENLGGTKIGLSKDQEASGLKCNVCNVSLNSIQQLQTHLNGNRHKKKAEKGGWTGNETVKAVQQQPKTPAPADSTTPAATKKKGEILTCEQCNKFFNSKQQYDVHITSKKHLHKVYKPILKTTNKKKRYVPYGKQQQQQYQQPQHQQQQHHHQQHQQHQQHQYQPQRSMQPYDTTSYVIPSLANNFISGGYTSNY, encoded by the exons ATGTGTTATCACACCAACACACGAGATGATGCTTTTG aagCAACCATGCAATCTATTACCGATCCCGTTACGAAAGCAGTAGTTGATAATATTATGGGCAATTTGCCGACTAAGAAACCATTAGTGAGATGTCATGATTGCGATTTATGTTTCACTAGCGAAACTGTCTTGGATGCTCATTTACAAGGAGCTAGACATGCTAAACAG atacgGTCGAAAGTGATAATGGAAAATTTGGGAGGAACTAAAATCGGACTTTCAAAAGATCAAGAAGCCAGTGGATTAAAGTGTAATGTATGTAATGTTAGTCTCAATTCAATACAGCAGCTTCAAACTCATCTTAatg gAAACAGGCATAAAAAGAAAGCAGAGAAAG GTGGATGGACCGGAAACGAGACGGTAAAAGCTGTTCAGCAACAACCAAAAACTCCAGCTCCAGCAGATTCTACAACTCCAGCTGCTACCAAAAAGAAGGGGGAAATACTTACATGCGAgcaatgtaataaattttttaattccaaacaGCAATATGATGTG cataTTACGTCGAAGAAGCACTTGCATAAAGTGTACAAACCTATTTTGAAAACCACCAACAAGAAAAAACGTTACGTACCGTATGGaaagcagcagcaacaacaataTCAACAACCGCAAcatcagcagcagcaacatCATCATCAGCAACATCAACAGCATCAGCAACATCAGTACCAACCACAAAGAAGTATGCAACCATACGATACAACGTCCTATGTCATACCGTCACTCgccaataattttatttctggtGGTTACACCAGTAATTATTag
- the LOC130667694 gene encoding protein glass-like isoform X2, with amino-acid sequence MQVDWYVGYEQFVKRNLTLLPNQHLVHQHHHHHHQLHQQQQQQQQPPQQQQQQGPQPPPPPPPPPPASSQQQHHQQSQQQHHQQPGGPPSSARRHVMTSMFNPQVKSEPMGFYSVASSRSEGSNSLVNLSEDREDLSQEERIQAQNMHQQQQQNQGNQNTQDGPMRQSSSQQTTKEGSRAKPQPCKVCGKVLSSASSYYVHMKLHSGNKPYHCTICEASFCRKPYLEVHMRTHTGERPFQCELCLKRFTQKSSLNTHKRVHTGERPYACDICQKRFAVKSYVTAHRWSHVAEKPLVCDRCSLTFTSKSQFAIHIRTHTASTTYECNICGRTFVRDSYLIRHQNRVHRDMSQNNSNHNPSTPQSSGGATTPGTGFESPVCDLRYSEGPSSLDGIGGGKDYQLVFKRQRV; translated from the exons ATGCAGGTGGATTGGTACGTAGGATATGAGCAGTTTGTCAAGCGCAATCTGACTCTGCTCCCCAATCAACATTTAGTACATCAGCACCACCATCATCACCACCAACTAcaccagcagcagcagcagcagcagcaaccgcctcaacaacagcagcaacaggGACCCCAGCCTccgccaccaccaccaccacctccTCCAGCTTCGTCCCAGCAGCAGCACCATCAGCAATCACAGCAGCAGCACCACCAGCAACCTGGCGGTCCACCATCATCAGCTCGCCGTCACGTTATGACATCTATGTTCAATCCACAAGTTAAAAGTGAACCAATGGGATTTTACTCAGTGGCTTCAAGTAGATCAGAGGGCTCAAATTCACTGGTAAATTTGTCTGAGGATCGTGAGGATTTGTCACAAGAAGAGCGAATTCAAGCACAAAATATGCatcagcaacagcaacaaaaTCAGGGAAATCAAAATACACAGGATGGACCAATGCGTCAATCTAGTAGCCAACAAACTACTAAAGAGGGTAGCAGAGCTAAACCACAGCCGTGCAAGGTCTGTGGCAAAGTATTATCATCGGCCTCATCATATTATGTCCACATGAAATTACATTCTGGTAATAAACCTTATCACTGTACTATTTGTGAGGCGAGTTTCTGCAGAAAACCATATCTTGAAGTGCACATGAGAACTCACACTGGAGAACGTCCATTTCAATGTGAATTATGTCTAAAGAGATTTACACAAAAAAGTAGTCTCAATACACATAAACGTGTGCACACTGGTGAGAGACCATATGCTTGTGATATTTGTCAAAAACGTTTCGCTGTTAAAAGCTACGTAACAGCACACCGTTGGAGTCATGTTGCTGAAAAACCACTGGTTTGTGATCGTTGTTCACTAACATTTACATCTAAAAGCCAATTTGCTATTCATATTCGTACGCATACTGCCAGTACAACGTACGAATGTAATATTTGTGGTCGCACATTTGTACGTGACAGTTATTTGATACGGCATCAGAATCGAGTACACCGAGATATGAgccaaaataattcaaatcatAATCCATCGACTCCACAGAGCAGTGGTGGTGCAACAACACCTGGTACTGGTTTTGAGAGTCCTGTTTGTGATTTACGTTACAGTGAGGGACCATCATCACTTGATGGAATCGGCGGTGGTAAAG ACTATCAACTAGTGTTTAAACGGCAGCGTGTCTGA
- the LOC130667693 gene encoding dynein regulatory complex protein 1 isoform X2, translating into MESKLNNEYKEPSVMSKDPEERILARRMRIQKRLEKIKKQDNKEDKELDAKTETEKQIDASAELMQKLVDEGDEVISNVRIANEARELHRQEQDFAIRKILLEKLESELADSLDKYDEINSKWSELLDSKDPLDIYDGIQSQNNKCQQVLAQKDVIIVELKNALENADIKFSDDLKNQDEDIDILIDRIDTQINIICKAYRRELVLIEDALKNERSKILEDVTKKWDALYKERQDNEIRGVERRREIMREYENEMNRVLIEHQEQYRAQKIWLETECQKLQQDVENMKALCMINLEKLNYSYTVLKKRQDENAIIKNQQKRRINKLQDIITELKKNYAELENSTRLKIEKLQDQIIKTQKSIEELQSKSNHFTHVNDRQFMQIWEMNTRNADKLLDQIFKVDKIVYEQMLGLEWEPPEESLLKKEDLPSYQEAMRIINKSNNEQDSMIKLCQLKKKDTSPERVNLERKLLNYIMKMISDQTGFLIEDKVHELLKIHTQKAQIVIKLDHVFQALNITSEEQIHLLINFFLPYSYCSICSEDKTTESSDELNKNLLIEESVDKINLDDTTSIMDEKTLRLKEQILKLISSDVKNDDNQDAGRDELEDMESKHLSDVTSVGKKSESEEMKLTCDKGHLLEIKSKNVIKALREFVEKYSRVTTRGLSDSKQEKVIPDNKIVLSRSISEKDIIEYWRRYRDIFSTDKEKLWDALMIGLQKYHDILKDRHKLMGEIEGIQRQNSELRRLLESCKVKPDTGLMQRKTKSANRFN; encoded by the exons atggaaagtaaattaaataatgagtACAAAGAACCATCTGTCATGTCAAAAGATCCTGAGGAACGGATATTAGCGAGAAGAATGAGAATACAAAAgcgattagaaaaaataaaaaa acAAGATAATAAAGAAGATAAAGAGTTGGATGCGAAAACAGAAACGGAAAAACAAATAGATGCAAGTGCTGAGTTAATGCAAAAGTTAGTTGATGAAGGCGATGAAGTG ATTTCAAATGTCAGAATAGCTAATGAAGCCCGTGAACTTCATCGGCAAGAACAAGATTTTGCGATAcgtaaaattttacttgaaaaactCGAAAGTGAGCTTGCAGATTCACTAGATAAATATGacgaaataaattcaaagtggTCGGAATTATTGGATTCGAAAGACCCACTGGATATTTATGACGGTATTCAatcacaaaataataaatgccaGCAAGTTTTGGCGCAAAAAGATGTTATTATTGTTGAGTTAAAAAATGCGCTTGAAAATgctgatattaaattttctgatgATCTGAAAAATCAAGACGAAGATATCGATATATTAATCGATCGAATTGATactcaa ataaatataatatgtaaAGCATATCGGCGTGAGTTAGTATTAATAGAAGAcgcattaaaaaatgaacgGAGTAAAATATTGGAAGATGTGACTAAGAAATGGGATGCGTTGTACAAAGAACGTCAGGATAATGAGATCCGAGGCGTAGAACGTAGACGAGAAATAATGCGTGAAtatgaaaatgaaatgaatCGTGTATTGATTGAACATCAAGAGCAGTATCGTGCACAAAAGATCTGGCTGGAAACCGAGTGTCAGAAGCTTCAACAggatgttgaaaatatgaagGCGCTATGTATGATTAATCTTGAGAAATTGAATTACAGTTATACTGTTCTTAAAAAACGTCAAGATGAAAatgcaattattaaaaatcaacaaaaacgACGAATCAATAA ACTTCAAGATATCATCacagaattgaaaaaaaattatgcagaATTGGAAAACTCGACgcgtttaaaaatagaaaaattacaagatcaaattattaaaacacaAAAGAGTATTGAAGAATTACAATCTAAATCAAATCATTTTACTCACGTTAATGATAGACAATTTATGCAGATTTGGGAAATGAATACACGTAACGCTGATAAATTATTGGatcaa atttttaaagTGGATAAAATTGTGTATGAACAAATGTTGGGATTAGAGTGGGAGCCACCCGAGGAGAGTCTCCTAAAAAAAGAAGATTTACCGTCATATCAAGAGGCCATGcgtattattaataaaa GTAATAATGAACAAGATTCCATGATCAAATTAtgtcaactaaaaaaaaaagatacgtCACCCGAACGAGTAAATTTAgagagaaaattattaaattatataatgaaAATGATATCTGATCAAACTGGATTTCTGATTGAGGACAAAGTTCatgagcttttaaaaattcatacacaAAAAGCTCAAATCGTTATTAAACTCGACCATGTATtccaa GCATTAAATATTACATCTGAAGAgcaaattcatttattaattaatttttttttgccttattCCTACTGCTCGATATGTTCAGAAGATAAAACCACTGAATCATCAGatgaattgaataaaaatttgctaATAGAAGAGTcagtagataaaataaatctcgATGATACGACATCGATTATGGATGAAAAAACATTGCGATTAAaagaacaaattttaaaattaatttcgtcTGAcgttaaaaatgatgataatcaAGATGCAGGGAGAGATGAACTAGAAGATATGGAATCAAAGCACTTGAGTGATGTAACGAGTGTTGGTAAAAAAAGTGAATCAGAAGAAATGaaattaacttgcgataaGGGCCACTTGTtggaaataaaatctaaaaatgttataaaagCTCTCCGTGAATTCGTGGAAAAATACAGCAGAGTAACGACACGTGGATTATCTGACAGCAAACAGGAAAAAGTTATTCctgataataaaatagtcTTGTCACGAAGTATTTCTGAGAAAGATATTATCGAGTACTGGCGACGTTATAGAGATATATTTTCAACGGATAAAGAAAAACTTTGGGATGCACTTATGATTGGATTACAAAAATATCATGATATTTTAAAGGACCGTCATAAATTGATGGGCGAAATTGAAGGAATTCAGAGACAAAATTCGGAATTACGTCGATTGCTTGAGAGTTGCAAAgtcaaa cctgaCACTGGATTAATGCAACGAAAAACAAAATCAGCGAAtcgatttaattaa
- the LOC130667694 gene encoding zinc finger protein OZF-like isoform X1: MQVDWYVGYEQFVKRNLTLLPNQHLVHQHHHHHHQLHQQQQQQQQPPQQQQQQGPQPPPPPPPPPPASSQQQHHQQSQQQHHQQPGGPPSSARRHVMTSMFNPQVKSEPMGFYSVASSRSEGSNSLVNLSEDREDLSQEERIQAQNMHQQQQQNQGNQNTQDGPMRQSSSQQTTKEGSRAKPQPCKVCGKVLSSASSYYVHMKLHSGNKPYHCTICEASFCRKPYLEVHMRTHTGERPFQCELCLKRFTQKSSLNTHKRVHTGERPYACDICQKRFAVKSYVTAHRWSHVAEKPLVCDRCSLTFTSKSQFAIHIRTHTASTTYECNICGRTFVRDSYLIRHQNRVHRDMSQNNSNHNPSTPQSSGGATTPGTGFESPVCDLRYSEGPSSLDGIGGGKGISAEISTLVKHNSLHLPVPLLHPQTIN, translated from the coding sequence ATGCAGGTGGATTGGTACGTAGGATATGAGCAGTTTGTCAAGCGCAATCTGACTCTGCTCCCCAATCAACATTTAGTACATCAGCACCACCATCATCACCACCAACTAcaccagcagcagcagcagcagcagcaaccgcctcaacaacagcagcaacaggGACCCCAGCCTccgccaccaccaccaccacctccTCCAGCTTCGTCCCAGCAGCAGCACCATCAGCAATCACAGCAGCAGCACCACCAGCAACCTGGCGGTCCACCATCATCAGCTCGCCGTCACGTTATGACATCTATGTTCAATCCACAAGTTAAAAGTGAACCAATGGGATTTTACTCAGTGGCTTCAAGTAGATCAGAGGGCTCAAATTCACTGGTAAATTTGTCTGAGGATCGTGAGGATTTGTCACAAGAAGAGCGAATTCAAGCACAAAATATGCatcagcaacagcaacaaaaTCAGGGAAATCAAAATACACAGGATGGACCAATGCGTCAATCTAGTAGCCAACAAACTACTAAAGAGGGTAGCAGAGCTAAACCACAGCCGTGCAAGGTCTGTGGCAAAGTATTATCATCGGCCTCATCATATTATGTCCACATGAAATTACATTCTGGTAATAAACCTTATCACTGTACTATTTGTGAGGCGAGTTTCTGCAGAAAACCATATCTTGAAGTGCACATGAGAACTCACACTGGAGAACGTCCATTTCAATGTGAATTATGTCTAAAGAGATTTACACAAAAAAGTAGTCTCAATACACATAAACGTGTGCACACTGGTGAGAGACCATATGCTTGTGATATTTGTCAAAAACGTTTCGCTGTTAAAAGCTACGTAACAGCACACCGTTGGAGTCATGTTGCTGAAAAACCACTGGTTTGTGATCGTTGTTCACTAACATTTACATCTAAAAGCCAATTTGCTATTCATATTCGTACGCATACTGCCAGTACAACGTACGAATGTAATATTTGTGGTCGCACATTTGTACGTGACAGTTATTTGATACGGCATCAGAATCGAGTACACCGAGATATGAgccaaaataattcaaatcatAATCCATCGACTCCACAGAGCAGTGGTGGTGCAACAACACCTGGTACTGGTTTTGAGAGTCCTGTTTGTGATTTACGTTACAGTGAGGGACCATCATCACTTGATGGAATCGGCGGTGGTAAAGGTATATCTGCTGAAATATCAACATTAGTTAAACATAATAGTCTTCATCTTCCGGTACCACTTTTACATCCGCAGACTATCAACTAG
- the LOC130667829 gene encoding actin-related protein 5 gives MDIVELKDVKTIQDIIHAYPDKIKNQSVPLVIDNGSYNCRVGWATEKEPQLVFKNLIAKPRKERGKKDGEVQVGNDITNIESVRFQLKTQFDRNVVTHFEAQEQIFDYTFTHMGIDTEGCVNHPIILTEAYLNPNYSRNLMAELLFECYSVPSIAYGVDCLFSYQHNNCPPYGLIVSIGYHTTHIIPIIGGKVDAVNSRRINVGGFHVISYMHRLLQLKYPVHVNAITPSRSEEIVHEYSSISLDYQDEISKWADPDYYDANVLRIQLPYVAPVTTPGLTAEQQKERKRELARRLMEMNARKREERLAEDEEQLNQLLSVKDLVEEGELEEFEEAIKSFNITTEAELNKMINNLQAKIEKTKQKIVAANSQEDNVAVEEQKSKVKPSLQPKNQADFDEWISGLRKRRQEIIDKKSAKRQRRQDMAKRRTAAAQERMRIISQLARKEKRDDDFGMRDEDWDVYKAINREGGDSDSELEQERLLEVEEALRQHDPEFDGPGSNVPVIPGETHQLHVGLERIRATEVLFQPSMIGLVEAGIPETIDFVLKLYTAQVQSQLVCNVFLTGGTARFPGVLERLNRELQEIRPFKSNFKINIAKNPSLDSWYGARDFGTNENLPEFLVTRQEYEEKGGEYLKQHSASNIYTKSPDPLPLVQPILVSEQMVVEDAVLDVEME, from the exons ATGGATATTGTAGAACTGAAAGATGTAAAAACAATTCAAGATATCATACATGCATATccagataaaattaaaaatcaatcagtaccattagttattgataatg gatCATATAATTGTAGAGTGGGTTGGGCAACAGAGAAAGAGCCCCAattagtattcaaaaatttaatagccAAACCTCGAAAAGAACGAGGTAAAAAAGATGGAGAAGTACAAGTCGGCAACGACATAACAAACATTGAATCAGTAcgttttcaattaaaaaccCAATTTGACCGTAATGTAGTAACACATTTCGAAGCTCAGGAACAAATATTCGACTACACTTTTACTCATATGGGTATAGATACTGAAGGCTGCGTTAATCATCCAATTATTTTGACTGAAGCATATCTAAATCCCAATTACTCAAGAAATC tcatGGCAGAACTGCTGTTTGAATGCTACAGCGTTCCATCAATAGCTTACGGTGTCGATTgtcttttttcttatcaacaCAATAATTGTCCTCCTTATGGACTTATTGTCAGTATTGGGTACCATACGACACATATAATCCCTATTATTGGTGGTAAAGTTGATGCTGTCAATTCTAGGAGAATAAATGTCGGTGGTTTTCATGTTATTTCATATATGCACAGATTACTGCAACTGAAGTATCCAGTTCATGTTAATGCTATTACTCCTAGTCGATCTGAA gaaatagTACATGAATATTCAAGTATTTCACTAGATTATCAAGACGAAATATCAAAATGGGCAGACCCTGATTATTATGACGCAAATGTATTGAGAATACAATTACCATATGTAGCACCAGTTACAACTCCTGGTTTGACAGCAGAGCAGCAGAAAGAACGTAAACGTGAATTGGCTCGTCGGTTGATGGAGATGAATGCTCGCAAACGAGAAGagaga CTTGCTGAAGACGAGGAACAGCTGAATCAATTGCTGTCAGTAAAAGATCTGGTAGAAGAAGGCGAGCTTGAAGAATTCGAAGAAGCTATCAAATCATTTAATATTACAACCGAAGCcgagttaaataaaatgataaataatctACAGGCTAAAATAGAGAAAACAAAGCAAAAAATAGTTGCTGCTAATTCACAAGAGGACAATGTTGCTGTTGAGGAACAAAAATCTAAAGTAAAACCCAGTTTACAGCCGAAAAATCAAGCAGATTTCGATGAATGGATTTCTGGTCTAAGAAAAAGacg acaagaaataattgataaaaagtcAGCTAAGCGACAGCGAAGACAAGATATGGCTAAGCGAAGAACAGCAGCAGCGCAAGAAAGAATGCGTATAATAAGTCAGTTAGCAAGAAAAGAAAAACGTGATGACGATTTCGGAATGAGGGACGAAGACTGGGACGTATACAAAGCTATTAATAGA GAAGGCGGCGATTCGGATTCTGAATTAGAGCAAGAACGTCTTCTGGAAGTTGAAGAAGCTTTACGTCAACACGATCCTGAGTTTGATGGTCCGGGTTCAAATGTACCCGTAATACCTGGCGAAACTCATCAACTACACGTTGGATTAGAGCGTATTCGTGCTACAGAAGTACTTTTTCAGCCCTCAATGATCGGATTAGTAGAAGCTGGTATCCCTGAGACAATTGATTTCGTATTGAAACTTTATACAGCCCAAGTACAATCACAGCTTGTGTGCAATGTATTTTTAACCGGTGGAACTGCGAGATTTCCGGGTGTACTCGAACGACTGAATCGTGAACTGCAAGAAATAAGACCgttcaaatcaaattttaaaattaatatcgcTAAGAATCCCAGTCTTGACAGTTGGTATGGCGCACGTGACTTTGGTACTAATGAAAATCTACCAGAATTTTTGGTAACACGTCAAGAGTACGAAGAAAAAGGTGGTGAATATTTGAAACAACACTCAGCGAGtaatatttatactaaatCACCAGATCCGTTGCCGCTGGTACAGCCAATTCTTGTATCCGAGCAAATGGTCGTTGAGGATGCAGTCCTTGATGTTGAgatggaataa
- the LOC130667695 gene encoding zinc finger protein 385A-like isoform X2, producing MQSITDPVTKAVVDNIMGNLPTKKPLVRCHDCDLCFTSETVLDAHLQGARHAKQIRSKVIMENLGGTKIGLSKDQEASGLKCNVCNVSLNSIQQLQTHLNGNRHKKKAEKGGWTGNETVKAVQQQPKTPAPADSTTPAATKKKGEILTCEQCNKFFNSKQQYDVHITSKKHLHKVYKPILKTTNKKKRYVPYGKQQQQQYQQPQHQQQQHHHQQHQQHQQHQYQPQRSMQPYDTTSYVIPSLANNFISGGYTSNY from the exons ATGCAATCTATTACCGATCCCGTTACGAAAGCAGTAGTTGATAATATTATGGGCAATTTGCCGACTAAGAAACCATTAGTGAGATGTCATGATTGCGATTTATGTTTCACTAGCGAAACTGTCTTGGATGCTCATTTACAAGGAGCTAGACATGCTAAACAG atacgGTCGAAAGTGATAATGGAAAATTTGGGAGGAACTAAAATCGGACTTTCAAAAGATCAAGAAGCCAGTGGATTAAAGTGTAATGTATGTAATGTTAGTCTCAATTCAATACAGCAGCTTCAAACTCATCTTAatg gAAACAGGCATAAAAAGAAAGCAGAGAAAG GTGGATGGACCGGAAACGAGACGGTAAAAGCTGTTCAGCAACAACCAAAAACTCCAGCTCCAGCAGATTCTACAACTCCAGCTGCTACCAAAAAGAAGGGGGAAATACTTACATGCGAgcaatgtaataaattttttaattccaaacaGCAATATGATGTG cataTTACGTCGAAGAAGCACTTGCATAAAGTGTACAAACCTATTTTGAAAACCACCAACAAGAAAAAACGTTACGTACCGTATGGaaagcagcagcaacaacaataTCAACAACCGCAAcatcagcagcagcaacatCATCATCAGCAACATCAACAGCATCAGCAACATCAGTACCAACCACAAAGAAGTATGCAACCATACGATACAACGTCCTATGTCATACCGTCACTCgccaataattttatttctggtGGTTACACCAGTAATTATTag